The Nitrospiraceae bacterium genome has a window encoding:
- a CDS encoding exo-alpha-sialidase yields the protein MSGVRVLVGTKKGAFVLSSDGTRKKWDVQGPLWGGWEIYHLTGSPADPDRLYASQTSSWFGQVIQRSDDGGKTWNPPGTKPEDLMGPDGMPKGESNMFLYDQSAETGKPLTTHQHYDGTQRPWEFKRVWHLEPSPTEPDTVYAGVEDAALFKSTDGGRTWKELAGLRSAKGKLWQPGAGGMCLHTILLDQRQPNRMFVAISAAGTFRSEDGGQSWKPTNKGLLSKYELPDPDAEVGHCVHRITMHPSRPNVLFMQKHWDVMRSDNGGDSWHEVSGNLPTDFGFPVAVHAHEPETVYVVPIKSDSEHYPPDGKLRVYRSKTGGNEWEALTKGLPQEHCYVNILRDAMAVDSCDPCGIYFGTTGGQVYASANGGDSWAPIVGNLPGVLSVEVQTL from the coding sequence ATGAGCGGCGTACGAGTGTTGGTGGGAACGAAAAAGGGAGCGTTCGTTTTGTCCTCGGATGGAACACGCAAGAAGTGGGACGTGCAGGGGCCCCTGTGGGGTGGGTGGGAAATTTATCACCTGACCGGTTCGCCCGCCGACCCCGATCGGCTCTATGCGTCCCAGACGAGTAGTTGGTTCGGGCAGGTGATTCAACGGTCGGACGACGGCGGGAAGACCTGGAATCCTCCGGGGACGAAACCCGAGGATCTGATGGGGCCAGACGGCATGCCGAAGGGCGAGAGCAACATGTTCCTCTACGACCAGTCCGCGGAAACCGGCAAGCCGCTCACGACGCACCAGCATTACGACGGCACACAGCGTCCCTGGGAGTTCAAACGTGTCTGGCACCTGGAGCCATCCCCCACGGAGCCCGACACGGTCTATGCCGGCGTCGAGGACGCGGCGCTGTTCAAATCGACGGACGGGGGGCGAACCTGGAAGGAACTGGCCGGGTTGCGCAGCGCCAAGGGAAAGCTCTGGCAGCCCGGCGCCGGCGGCATGTGTCTGCATACGATCCTGCTCGATCAACGGCAACCGAACCGCATGTTCGTGGCGATTTCGGCGGCCGGTACGTTTCGCAGCGAGGACGGCGGGCAGAGCTGGAAGCCGACGAACAAGGGTTTGCTCTCCAAATACGAGTTGCCGGACCCGGATGCGGAAGTCGGCCATTGCGTCCATCGCATCACCATGCATCCGTCCCGTCCGAATGTGCTGTTCATGCAGAAACATTGGGATGTCATGCGCAGCGACAACGGCGGCGATTCCTGGCACGAGGTCAGCGGGAATTTGCCGACCGATTTCGGATTTCCCGTCGCCGTGCATGCCCATGAGCCTGAGACGGTGTACGTCGTGCCGATCAAGAGCGACTCCGAGCATTATCCGCCGGACGGAAAGCTGCGCGTCTACCGCAGCAAGACCGGGGGCAACGAATGGGAGGCGCTGACCAAAGGCCTGCCGCAGGAACATTGCTACGTGAACATTCTCCGCGACGCGATGGCGGTGGATTCCTGCGATCCCTGCGGCATCTACTTCGGGACGACCGGGGGCCAGGTGTATGCGTCGGCAAATGGTGGCGACAGTTGGGCGCCGATTGTGGGTAATTTGCCGGGGGTTCTTTCCGTCGAGGTCCAAACCCTGTGA
- a CDS encoding YciI family protein: protein MKFILLVHHDETVFEQFDEGRKRSLLSDSIGLCHQLDKQGQYVHASPVHPAATATLVRVKDGKAVVTDGPFIETREQMAGYFLIEAKDHAEAVSIAARVPGATIGTVEVRPVREVTGLP, encoded by the coding sequence ATGAAATTTATCCTGTTGGTGCATCACGACGAAACGGTGTTTGAACAATTCGACGAGGGGCGAAAGCGCTCGTTGCTGTCGGACTCCATCGGGCTTTGCCACCAGTTGGATAAGCAGGGGCAGTATGTGCACGCCTCGCCGGTGCATCCGGCTGCGACGGCGACATTAGTCCGGGTGAAGGATGGCAAGGCGGTGGTCACGGACGGGCCGTTTATCGAAACGCGCGAGCAGATGGCGGGATACTTCTTGATCGAAGCGAAGGATCACGCAGAAGCCGTGTCGATCGCGGCCCGCGTGCCTGGAGCGACCATCGGAACAGTGGAAGTCCGGCCGGTGCGTGAAGTGACGGGTTTGCCATGA
- a CDS encoding YciI family protein, with translation MKYLCLVYMQEKDLQAMSEAERKLLSDEAMAYCDALAKQGEMLSASPLYPVETATTVRVRNGKVSTTDGPFAETKEQLGGYLLIDVRDLNDALRIAAKFPGAKYGSIEVRPIKEDGCA, from the coding sequence ATGAAATACCTGTGCCTGGTGTATATGCAAGAAAAAGATCTGCAGGCCATGTCGGAGGCTGAACGGAAATTGCTGTCGGATGAGGCGATGGCCTATTGCGACGCGCTGGCGAAGCAGGGCGAAATGCTGTCGGCGTCGCCGTTGTATCCGGTAGAAACGGCAACCACCGTTCGTGTCCGCAACGGCAAGGTCTCGACGACCGACGGGCCGTTTGCTGAAACGAAGGAGCAACTCGGGGGGTATTTGCTGATCGATGTGCGAGATCTGAACGACGCCTTGCGGATCGCGGCGAAATTCCCCGGCGCGAAATACGGCAGCATCGAGGTCCGGCCCATCAAGGAAGATGGTTGCGCCTGA
- a CDS encoding VOC family protein — MAKPKQQRKKPTTKIPASICWFEVPADDIARAKKFYGGLFGWTFAKIPAAINDYWHIDTAGKDASPDGGLMPRMHPGQGITNYVAVPSVNRAVAKVEKLGGSVCKAKTEVPGMGYFAVCEDTEGNTFALWEPMQRKA; from the coding sequence ATGGCGAAGCCGAAGCAACAGCGAAAGAAACCGACCACAAAAATTCCGGCCAGTATCTGCTGGTTTGAGGTGCCGGCCGATGATATCGCGCGGGCCAAGAAATTTTACGGCGGGCTCTTCGGGTGGACCTTTGCGAAGATTCCGGCAGCGATCAATGATTACTGGCATATCGACACCGCAGGAAAGGATGCTTCGCCGGACGGCGGATTGATGCCGCGCATGCATCCGGGGCAAGGCATCACCAATTATGTGGCGGTGCCGTCGGTGAACCGGGCCGTGGCGAAAGTCGAGAAGCTCGGCGGCTCGGTGTGCAAGGCGAAGACTGAAGTGCCGGGCATGGGCTACTTCGCCGTCTGCGAGGACACGGAAGGCAATACCTTCGCCTTGTGGGAGCCGATGCAGCGGAAGGCCTAG
- a CDS encoding RNA polymerase sigma factor: MSQDPAGQVRDRVEAIYREESRQVLATLIRLLGDFDAAEEALHEAFTVAVEQWDRDGIPANPRAWLVSTGRFKAIDAMRRRARFDASLEDLARQLESATAGFDMEAPDGPSVEDDRLRLIFTCCHPALTPEAQIAMTMREVCGLTTEEIARAFLTKPATIAQRIVRAKGKIRDARIPYEVPPQEELPGRLDAVLRVVYLVFNEGYSASSGDALTRHDLSGEAIRLARVLVQLLPDPEAIGLLALLLLQDSRRDARASESGDVILLEDQDRTRWNRDQIAEGTALVQRALSMGEVGPYSIQSAIASTHAQAPTAAATDWGRIVGLYDLLLQAEPSPIVELNRAVAVAMRDGPAAGLALIEGLLARGELTSYHLAHAAKADLCRRLGQVEEASRSYERALSLTQQEPERRFLERRLLELAGRRA, from the coding sequence ATGAGCCAAGATCCCGCAGGCCAGGTGCGTGATCGTGTCGAAGCGATTTATCGTGAGGAATCGCGGCAAGTCCTCGCGACGCTGATTCGTCTGCTCGGCGATTTCGATGCGGCAGAAGAAGCGCTGCACGAGGCCTTTACGGTCGCCGTCGAGCAATGGGACAGGGACGGCATTCCGGCGAACCCCCGCGCCTGGCTGGTCTCCACCGGCCGTTTCAAAGCCATCGACGCCATGAGACGCCGTGCCCGCTTCGACGCTTCCCTAGAAGACCTTGCCAGGCAACTCGAATCCGCCACGGCCGGTTTCGACATGGAAGCTCCCGACGGGCCGTCGGTGGAAGACGACCGACTGCGGCTGATTTTTACCTGCTGCCACCCGGCCTTGACGCCGGAAGCGCAGATCGCGATGACCATGCGGGAGGTCTGCGGGCTCACGACCGAAGAGATCGCGCGGGCGTTCCTCACGAAACCGGCGACCATTGCCCAACGGATCGTGCGGGCCAAGGGCAAAATTCGCGACGCGCGCATCCCCTATGAAGTGCCTCCGCAAGAGGAGTTGCCGGGGCGATTGGACGCGGTCTTGCGCGTCGTCTACCTCGTCTTCAACGAGGGCTATTCGGCTTCCTCCGGGGACGCCCTGACCCGACACGATCTCTCAGGAGAGGCCATTCGCCTCGCACGGGTGCTGGTGCAACTCCTTCCGGATCCGGAGGCCATCGGATTGCTCGCCCTCCTGCTCCTGCAGGATTCGCGGCGCGATGCGCGTGCGTCCGAATCGGGTGACGTGATTCTGCTCGAGGACCAGGATCGAACGCGGTGGAATCGGGACCAAATCGCCGAGGGGACGGCGCTCGTGCAGCGGGCGCTGTCGATGGGAGAAGTGGGTCCCTACAGCATTCAATCGGCCATCGCCTCAACCCATGCCCAAGCGCCGACTGCTGCCGCCACGGATTGGGGGCGCATCGTCGGTCTGTATGATTTGCTCCTCCAGGCCGAGCCGTCTCCGATCGTCGAACTCAACCGCGCCGTGGCAGTCGCCATGCGTGACGGTCCTGCGGCCGGATTGGCCCTCATAGAGGGACTGCTCGCGCGAGGGGAACTGACGAGCTACCACCTGGCCCATGCGGCAAAGGCGGACCTGTGCCGACGGTTGGGACAGGTCGAGGAGGCCAGCCGCTCATACGAACGGGCCCTCAGCCTGACCCAACAGGAACCGGAGCGGCGGTTTCTCGAGCGCCGGCTGCTGGAACTGGCCGGCCGCCGTGCCTAA
- a CDS encoding Crp/Fnr family transcriptional regulator: MIYTAMNFGDHRHCEALSGCFRGKLCDQLTNRPGHLVAKGELVYGLGESAQSVFFLRQGLVKLTSLTEDGRELILRLHQAGDVFGELCHCTGERREQAVAMEDCDVVELGFEEFIAHLQTNRPAFMLFLSNVAQQLSAAYEQIQTLSFGTTMDRLARTLGRLAEDFGEAEGEWVRLTHYFRQDELAQMIGARREVVSTLLNQLREQGVVSYDRKNTLLVKRAGLERITAASDKTPARL; the protein is encoded by the coding sequence ATGATCTACACGGCGATGAATTTCGGCGACCATCGGCATTGTGAGGCCCTCTCGGGCTGCTTTCGCGGAAAACTCTGCGATCAACTCACGAACCGTCCAGGCCATCTGGTTGCCAAGGGTGAACTCGTCTACGGACTCGGCGAGTCGGCCCAAAGCGTGTTTTTTCTTCGGCAGGGCTTGGTAAAGCTGACGTCATTGACCGAAGACGGCCGCGAACTGATCCTGCGCCTCCATCAAGCCGGCGACGTGTTCGGCGAACTCTGCCACTGTACGGGCGAGCGGCGCGAGCAGGCCGTGGCGATGGAAGACTGCGACGTGGTGGAACTCGGCTTCGAGGAATTCATCGCGCATCTCCAGACCAACCGGCCGGCCTTCATGTTGTTTCTCTCCAACGTGGCGCAGCAGCTCTCCGCGGCGTACGAACAGATCCAGACTCTGTCGTTCGGCACGACCATGGATCGCCTGGCTCGAACCCTGGGCCGGTTGGCTGAAGACTTCGGGGAAGCCGAAGGCGAGTGGGTACGGTTGACCCATTACTTCCGTCAGGACGAGCTGGCGCAAATGATCGGGGCCCGGCGAGAGGTGGTTTCGACTCTGCTCAACCAGCTACGCGAACAGGGCGTGGTGTCCTACGACCGGAAGAACACGCTGCTCGTCAAGCGGGCCGGGTTGGAACGCATCACGGCGGCCTCCGACAAGACTCCCGCGCGCCTGTAG
- a CDS encoding efflux transporter outer membrane subunit, with the protein MSSEITRTVLGFLAAGLVSAGCAVGPDYKRPDVTTPASFKEATAVKDTESFANLPWWNLLKDQELQRLIRTALEGNKDLTRAVASVEEFQARLFVAKMDFAPKADVTGNAPAFGRKAQFLFPGFPNPFNYYLQGNLSWELDIWGRIRRSNEAARGDLLAREEARRAVVLQLVSGVAEAYFDLRQFDMQLDVATRTLASWEESVRIAQARLRQGMISKIDADQFEAERANAAARVAELTRQTVQKENQLSVLLGRNPGSIARGQSLTEQALPPDIPAGLPSELLQRRPDLVQAEQELAAATARIGVAKADRFPKLSITGILGVASPQLSRLAANETAFGVAGPSVAGPLLNAQVLGFQQEAVEAQMRQALAQYEQSILVAFREVEDALVAVRTARDQRGAQAVQVEALRSALRLATLRYKGGLANYLDVLIAQRNLFDAELSLTSTHRLHLVSVIQLYKALGGGWSPEDVAQQKPGRSVEVGKG; encoded by the coding sequence ATGAGTTCTGAGATCACGCGAACAGTCTTGGGATTTTTAGCGGCGGGCCTTGTATCGGCCGGATGCGCCGTCGGGCCTGACTACAAGCGCCCGGATGTCACGACGCCGGCCTCGTTCAAGGAGGCGACGGCCGTGAAGGATACAGAGTCCTTCGCCAATCTGCCCTGGTGGAATCTGCTCAAGGATCAGGAACTCCAACGTTTGATACGGACCGCGCTGGAGGGCAACAAGGATCTCACGCGAGCCGTGGCGTCGGTGGAGGAGTTTCAAGCGCGGCTGTTCGTGGCCAAGATGGATTTCGCGCCGAAGGCCGACGTGACCGGGAACGCGCCGGCGTTCGGGCGCAAGGCGCAGTTTCTGTTTCCCGGCTTCCCCAATCCCTTCAATTATTACCTGCAGGGGAACTTGTCGTGGGAACTCGACATCTGGGGCCGCATCCGACGTTCCAACGAGGCCGCGCGCGGCGATCTGTTGGCGCGCGAAGAAGCGAGGCGGGCCGTGGTGCTCCAACTCGTCAGCGGTGTGGCGGAGGCCTATTTCGATCTGCGGCAATTCGACATGCAGCTCGATGTGGCGACGCGGACGTTGGCTTCCTGGGAGGAATCCGTCCGGATCGCCCAAGCGCGGCTGCGGCAGGGCATGATCTCGAAGATCGACGCAGACCAGTTCGAGGCCGAGCGGGCCAATGCGGCGGCACGGGTGGCGGAGCTCACCAGGCAGACGGTGCAGAAGGAAAACCAACTGAGCGTGCTGCTTGGACGGAATCCCGGCTCGATTGCGCGGGGCCAGTCGCTGACCGAGCAGGCCCTGCCCCCCGACATTCCGGCCGGACTTCCTTCGGAGCTGTTGCAGCGGAGACCGGATCTCGTACAGGCCGAGCAGGAATTAGCTGCGGCGACTGCGCGCATCGGGGTGGCGAAGGCGGATCGCTTTCCCAAGCTGAGCATCACCGGCATCCTTGGTGTCGCCAGCCCGCAACTCTCGCGATTGGCGGCGAACGAAACAGCCTTCGGGGTGGCGGGGCCGAGCGTGGCGGGGCCATTGCTGAATGCGCAAGTCCTGGGATTTCAGCAGGAGGCGGTCGAGGCACAGATGCGCCAGGCCTTGGCGCAGTATGAGCAATCCATCCTCGTTGCGTTTCGCGAGGTGGAGGACGCGCTGGTTGCGGTGCGCACGGCGCGGGATCAGCGTGGCGCGCAAGCGGTACAAGTCGAGGCCTTGCGGTCAGCCCTGCGGCTCGCGACGCTTCGTTATAAAGGTGGGCTGGCGAATTATCTGGATGTCCTGATCGCGCAGCGGAACCTGTTCGATGCGGAGCTCTCGCTGACGAGTACGCACCGGCTCCATCTTGTGTCGGTGATTCAGCTCTATAAGGCGTTGGGGGGCGGGTGGTCCCCGGAGGACGTCGCTCAGCAAAAGCCCGGGCGGTCGGTGGAGGTCGGCAAGGGGTGA
- a CDS encoding efflux RND transporter permease subunit, translating to MRSLTDIFIKHPVLAIVVNLVLVLVGWRALTTLPVQQYPKIESSSVIITTVYYGASAETVRGFLTTPIERVVSAISGVDYVDSTSRAGLSTVTVHLKLNHNSTAALAEVTARLQQVRSELPAEAEPPAIEVQRADRPYASFYLSFTSDERSVPAVTDWLLRSLQPQFATLSGVQRVTIEGGRQIAMRVWIDPDRLAAFNLSPGDVQGALRRNNYLAAVGRTKGNLVQVNLLANTDLRSTEEFEELIVSERGGAIIRLKDVARVERGAEEAEMVAKYSRMEGVYLGIWPVPGANEIDVAHRLRDEMERIRPTLPKDIEMQLVWDGTMFMRSALAEITKTLGETILIVATVVFLFMGSLRTALVPLVAMPVSLIGAALFMYAFGFSLNLLTILAIVLAVGLVVDDAIVVVENVERHVREGKTRLQAALVGARELVGPIIAMTITLATVYAPIGFQGGLTGSLFLEFAMTLAAAVVLSGVVAVTLSPVMSSRFVHLEGQGGRLTRLVNHAFDGVRRVYAHLLDGALEIRWAIVAVSLLIMLAAWPLYQFSRQELAPVEDQSHISLFMEASPDSTVAATNQDSLNVVQAVTSFPEARFMWSLTSSWGGFGGLVAKDWRERTRSTELMYGEVYGAISQIPGLRVFPRLDPPLPTPGQYDVELILESEAPAEQLLETVGAVLGAGWRSGKFLYVDTDLKVDLPEARVVLDRERLADLGLDLAGVGRELGTMLGGAYVNRFNFYDRSYKVIPQIDDKDRATLDPLLDLKIKTAGGQLVPVSTFTHIETSTAPRTLNRFQQRNAVKVFGGVKPGITKEEGLRVLEEAAAAATGPRVAIDYAGESRQIRHEGSALTVTLGFAVVLIYLVLAAQFQSFRDPLIVLLGSVPLAISGALVFSFLDLTTINIYSQVGLITLVGLIAKNGILIVEFANTLQERGLPKMAALREAALTRLRPVLMTSAATVFGHLPLVLVSGPGAAARNSIGMVLVTGMTVGTLFTLFVVPVFYSVIAAQREPQREAEAVESQDLVLAPAKA from the coding sequence ATGCGATCGCTCACCGATATCTTCATCAAGCACCCCGTGTTGGCGATCGTCGTCAACCTCGTGCTCGTGCTCGTCGGTTGGCGGGCCCTCACGACGCTGCCGGTGCAGCAATATCCGAAGATCGAGAGTTCCTCAGTCATCATCACGACCGTCTACTACGGCGCCAGCGCCGAGACCGTGCGGGGCTTTCTGACGACACCGATCGAACGTGTCGTATCCGCCATCAGCGGCGTGGATTACGTCGACTCGACCAGCCGGGCCGGCTTGAGCACCGTCACCGTGCATCTCAAGCTGAATCACAACAGCACGGCCGCCCTGGCGGAAGTGACCGCGCGGCTGCAACAGGTTCGGTCGGAACTGCCGGCCGAAGCGGAGCCGCCGGCGATCGAGGTGCAACGAGCCGACCGGCCCTACGCGTCGTTCTATCTGAGCTTTACGTCCGATGAACGGAGTGTGCCGGCCGTGACCGACTGGCTGTTGCGGAGCCTGCAACCGCAGTTCGCAACGTTGTCGGGTGTGCAGCGTGTGACGATCGAGGGTGGCCGCCAGATCGCGATGCGTGTCTGGATCGATCCGGATCGGCTCGCCGCGTTCAACCTGTCCCCCGGCGACGTGCAGGGGGCCCTGCGCCGCAACAATTACCTCGCCGCGGTCGGTCGGACCAAGGGCAATCTCGTGCAGGTCAACTTGCTCGCCAATACCGACCTGCGTTCCACCGAGGAATTCGAGGAACTCATCGTCTCGGAACGCGGGGGCGCGATCATTCGCCTCAAGGACGTGGCGCGGGTCGAGCGCGGAGCGGAAGAGGCCGAGATGGTGGCCAAGTATAGCCGGATGGAAGGAGTCTATCTCGGCATCTGGCCGGTGCCCGGCGCCAACGAGATCGACGTGGCCCATCGGTTGCGGGACGAAATGGAGCGCATCCGCCCGACGTTGCCCAAGGACATCGAAATGCAGTTGGTGTGGGACGGCACCATGTTCATGCGGAGCGCGTTGGCCGAGATCACCAAGACGCTCGGCGAAACGATCCTGATCGTCGCCACGGTGGTCTTCCTCTTCATGGGCTCGCTGCGGACGGCGTTGGTGCCCCTCGTGGCCATGCCCGTGTCCCTGATCGGCGCCGCGCTGTTCATGTATGCGTTCGGCTTCAGCCTCAATCTCCTGACGATCCTGGCGATCGTGTTGGCGGTGGGGCTGGTGGTCGATGACGCCATCGTGGTCGTGGAGAATGTCGAGCGGCATGTGCGGGAAGGGAAGACGAGGCTGCAGGCCGCGCTGGTCGGCGCGCGCGAACTGGTGGGGCCGATCATTGCAATGACGATCACGCTGGCGACGGTCTATGCGCCGATCGGCTTTCAGGGCGGCCTGACCGGTTCGTTGTTTCTCGAGTTCGCCATGACGCTCGCGGCGGCGGTCGTGCTGTCCGGTGTCGTGGCCGTCACACTGTCTCCGGTGATGAGTTCGCGCTTCGTCCATTTGGAAGGCCAAGGAGGGCGTCTGACGCGGCTGGTCAATCACGCGTTCGACGGCGTGCGGCGGGTCTATGCCCATCTGCTCGACGGCGCCTTGGAAATCCGGTGGGCGATTGTGGCGGTGTCGTTGCTCATTATGCTGGCGGCCTGGCCCCTCTACCAGTTCTCGCGTCAGGAACTGGCGCCGGTGGAAGATCAGAGCCACATCAGCCTGTTCATGGAAGCGTCACCCGATTCGACCGTGGCCGCCACGAACCAGGATTCGTTGAACGTGGTTCAGGCCGTCACCTCGTTTCCCGAGGCTCGGTTCATGTGGTCGCTCACTTCGTCGTGGGGTGGGTTCGGCGGCTTGGTGGCCAAGGATTGGCGCGAGCGGACCCGCTCGACCGAGCTGATGTATGGGGAGGTCTACGGAGCGATCTCGCAGATCCCGGGGCTTCGGGTGTTCCCTCGATTGGATCCGCCCTTGCCCACGCCGGGCCAGTACGATGTCGAATTGATCCTCGAGAGCGAAGCGCCGGCCGAGCAACTGCTCGAGACCGTGGGGGCCGTGCTCGGAGCCGGATGGCGGAGCGGCAAGTTCCTGTACGTGGACACCGACCTGAAGGTGGACCTGCCGGAGGCGCGGGTCGTGTTGGATCGCGAACGATTGGCGGACCTGGGGCTCGATCTGGCCGGAGTCGGTCGGGAATTGGGCACGATGCTCGGCGGGGCCTACGTCAATCGGTTCAACTTCTACGATCGCAGCTACAAGGTGATTCCGCAGATCGACGACAAGGACCGAGCCACGCTCGATCCCCTGCTCGATCTGAAGATCAAGACGGCGGGCGGGCAACTCGTGCCGGTCTCGACGTTCACGCACATCGAAACCAGCACCGCGCCGCGGACGCTGAATCGATTCCAGCAGCGCAACGCCGTCAAGGTATTCGGCGGGGTGAAGCCGGGCATCACCAAGGAAGAGGGACTGCGGGTGCTCGAGGAAGCCGCGGCGGCGGCAACCGGTCCGCGCGTGGCGATCGACTATGCCGGCGAGTCGCGGCAAATCCGTCACGAGGGCTCGGCCTTGACCGTCACACTCGGGTTTGCCGTCGTACTCATTTATCTGGTGCTGGCGGCCCAATTCCAGAGCTTCCGTGATCCGTTGATCGTGCTCTTGGGGTCGGTGCCCCTCGCGATTTCGGGCGCGTTGGTATTCAGCTTCCTGGACCTGACCACCATCAACATCTATTCGCAGGTGGGTCTGATTACGCTGGTGGGGTTGATCGCGAAGAACGGCATCCTGATCGTGGAGTTCGCCAACACCCTGCAGGAGCGCGGTCTGCCGAAAATGGCGGCGCTGCGCGAAGCGGCGCTGACGCGTCTGCGTCCCGTGTTGATGACCTCGGCCGCCACGGTGTTCGGGCACTTGCCGTTGGTGTTGGTGTCGGGACCGGGCGCCGCCGCCAGGAACAGTATCGGGATGGTGCTGGTGACGGGGATGACCGTCGGCACGCTGTTTACGTTGTTCGTCGTGCCGGTCTTCTACTCAGTGATCGCGGCCCAGCGGGAGCCGCAGCGTGAGGCGGAAGCGGTCGAGTCGCAGGATCTCGTGCTTGCGCCTGCGAAGGCGTAA
- a CDS encoding efflux RND transporter periplasmic adaptor subunit has translation MNRRVVGSSLLLALVVGTGMGLAAWKYGNLQGSASAAAHQLEPMESVAVAAAKEVEHHRSATAIGTVLALRSITLQNELAGTVSQVRFQPGQIVEAGSVLVALDVSVEEADLKAQQAQAVLARTVLERRRALNQDLAAAQEEVDRARADLDVALAQIARTKAIIARKTISAPFRAKVGLADVHQGQYLNEGTQITTLQGIDDAVHVDFAVPQHVAAELREGSPVDVYATGSPIAIPAKIVALDARIDPATRNSMVRARIEQASMAPSPGAAVRIRIAVGASKRAVTVPVNALRKGPAGDQVFVIESDGEGKSRAHVRRVESGSMLGDDIVIQGGLAAGELVAASGSFKLREGVLVASAGAPTTGPKQDQLLSER, from the coding sequence ATGAATCGTCGAGTCGTCGGATCATCGCTGCTGCTGGCTCTGGTCGTGGGGACGGGCATGGGGTTGGCGGCGTGGAAATATGGAAACCTCCAAGGCAGTGCGTCCGCAGCGGCGCATCAACTGGAGCCGATGGAATCGGTCGCGGTCGCCGCCGCAAAGGAAGTCGAGCATCATCGCAGCGCGACGGCGATCGGGACGGTGCTGGCGTTGCGGTCGATCACCCTGCAGAACGAGTTGGCGGGAACCGTGAGCCAAGTGCGGTTCCAGCCGGGACAGATCGTCGAAGCCGGGTCGGTCTTAGTGGCGCTCGACGTGTCCGTCGAAGAGGCGGATCTCAAGGCTCAGCAGGCGCAGGCGGTGTTGGCGCGGACCGTGCTCGAACGGCGGCGCGCATTGAACCAAGATCTTGCGGCGGCGCAGGAAGAAGTGGATCGGGCTCGAGCCGACTTGGATGTGGCATTGGCCCAGATCGCCCGCACGAAGGCCATCATTGCCCGCAAGACCATTAGTGCGCCGTTTCGCGCCAAGGTCGGGTTGGCCGACGTGCATCAGGGCCAATACCTCAACGAAGGCACGCAAATCACGACGCTGCAGGGCATCGATGACGCGGTCCACGTGGATTTCGCGGTGCCTCAACATGTCGCGGCCGAATTGCGCGAAGGGTCGCCCGTGGATGTCTACGCAACCGGCAGCCCCATCGCGATCCCGGCAAAGATCGTCGCGCTCGATGCGCGGATCGACCCTGCCACCCGCAACTCCATGGTGCGCGCCAGAATCGAGCAGGCTTCGATGGCCCCATCGCCCGGCGCCGCCGTCCGGATTCGAATCGCGGTCGGGGCGTCGAAAAGGGCCGTGACGGTCCCGGTGAATGCGCTCCGGAAAGGGCCTGCCGGCGACCAGGTCTTCGTGATCGAGTCTGATGGGGAAGGGAAGTCCCGCGCCCATGTGCGGCGGGTCGAGAGCGGCTCCATGCTCGGCGACGACATCGTGATCCAGGGAGGTCTGGCGGCAGGCGAACTGGTGGCGGCCTCCGGCTCCTTCAAGTTGCGCGAGGGGGTGCTCGTGGCCTCAGCCGGTGCGCCTACGACGGGACCGAAGCAAGATCAATTGCTCAGCGAACGCTGA